DNA sequence from the Alphaproteobacteria bacterium genome:
GGGCGCAATCCGGCGGCGGAATTTCATGCGCGGCATATTCCGACGGCGCAATTCTTCGATCTGGAAATCGCCTCCGATCCTGAAACCACGCTGCCGCATATGCTGCCCGCGCCCGAAGCTTTCGCCGATTATATGCGCCAGCTGGGCGTGGACGAACGCAAGCCCACGATCATTTATGACGACGGCGCTTATCTCGGTGCGACGAGGCTGTGGTGGATGCTGCGGGTTTTCGGCCATGACAATATCGCGCTGCTGCATGGCGGACTTCCGGCATGGCAAGCCGCCGGTCATCCGCTTACGGACAAGATCGACCCGCCCGGCAAGGGACGCTTCACCGCCACATTCCGGCCCGAACTGGTCTGGTCGCTCGCGCAGGTCACGGACAATCTCGAGCATGGCGACACGGTGATGCTCGACGCCCGCGCGTCCGGAAGGTTTCGCGGCGAGCAGCCGGAGCCGCGCCCCGGCCTCGCGCGCGGCCATATTCCCGGCTCGCTTAATCTTCCTTTCAGCGAGCTTATCGATCCGGCAACGAAGCAGTTATGGCCGGCGGCGCGGCTCAAGGAGATATTCACCGGCGCAGGCATTAACTCTGGCGAATCCATCACGGCGACCTGCGGCAGCGGCGTCAGCGCCTGCGTGCTCGCTTTCGGCTTGTTCTTGCTCGGACGCGGCGACGTGCCGGTCTATGACGGTTCTTGGGCGGAATGGGGCGCGGATAAGGTTAATCCCGTCATGCTCGGGCCGCCGCAAAGGCTTAAAACGCCGATCCTGGACGATTAAAGCTTTTAGTTTCAAAATTTCTTCGTTATCTTTTCGATGATTTCCAATTCAAAACATTGAACGCGACGAGGGATATATGGCTATTTATTGTGAAGACCCCATCAGCGGGGCAAAACTGCCCGTCGTCTATGATGAATCGAAACCAAATCCCCATCGGCATTTCGTGCCCGGCGGCGCTACCGACAAGGAAACCGAAGAAGCTTTCGCCCGCGCCCGGCAAGACAGGGCATGGCTGTACGAACAAGAAAAACAAGGCCACCATATAAGGTGGTCGCAGGTCGCGGAAGAAGA
Encoded proteins:
- the sseA gene encoding 3-mercaptopyruvate sulfurtransferase codes for the protein MGLFGFSPPTLPSPLVEPEWLKANLGRVNLLDATFAMPGSGRNPAAEFHARHIPTAQFFDLEIASDPETTLPHMLPAPEAFADYMRQLGVDERKPTIIYDDGAYLGATRLWWMLRVFGHDNIALLHGGLPAWQAAGHPLTDKIDPPGKGRFTATFRPELVWSLAQVTDNLEHGDTVMLDARASGRFRGEQPEPRPGLARGHIPGSLNLPFSELIDPATKQLWPAARLKEIFTGAGINSGESITATCGSGVSACVLAFGLFLLGRGDVPVYDGSWAEWGADKVNPVMLGPPQRLKTPILDD